The following proteins come from a genomic window of Montipora foliosa isolate CH-2021 chromosome 2, ASM3666993v2, whole genome shotgun sequence:
- the LOC137992881 gene encoding uncharacterized protein translates to MTIDIMSTSLNTLADELRQEYKVVLIKINNDLTEREREDLWFYFADRYDAENIPRNPLSSLQLTGKIPWTDVGSLKEALRAIQRDKLASDLEEYEMKRDLAFVLDTYAKNRQGLNQKESCLSAESMIEHVAEYLAKIADGVLDKDTVKSLRKSRKNLRDLMNDLETGIDDKLSNAWSKLALLIVIVGEVIAETETTKEEFGQKPKVLKSFSTEICSRMKRQVSMEEFCQHVKQRFNEVYNDHDSNGNTTSSKKIVVDAVDQFMKTPFFQQPSCE, encoded by the exons ATGACAATCGACATCATGTCAACGTCACTAAACACCCTTGCTGACGAACTTCGACAGGAATACAAAGTTGTTCTCATCAAAATCAACAATGATTTAACGGAACGCGAGCGAGAAGATTTATGGTTTTACTTTGCCGATCGATATGACGCCGAAAATATTCCGAGAAACCCCTTAAGCTCACTTCAACTCACTGGAAAGATCCCATGGACAGACGTCGGTTCGTTAAAGGAAGCTCTGCGTGCTATTCAGAGAGACAAACTTGCTTCTGATTTGGAAGAATATGAGATGAAGAGGGATCTTGCATTTGTTCTCGATACCTATGCGAAGAACAGACAAGGGCTGAATCAAAAAGAAAGTTGTCTGTCCGCCGAATCCATGATTGAACATGTCGCTGAATACCTAGCGAAGATAGCGGACGGTGTATTGGACAAGGACACTGTTAAATCATTGAGAAAGTCGAGGAAGAACTTACGGGATCTTATGAACGATCTAGAGACGGGAATCGATGACAAGTTATCAAACGCATGGAGTAAGTTGGCGCTTCTTATTGTCATTGTTGGTGAGGTTATAGCAGAAACTGAAACGACGAAGGAAGAATTTGGCCAAAAGCCAAAAGTTCTGAAGTCTTTTTCCACTGAGATTTGCTCAAGAATGAAACGACAAGTATCAATG gaGGAATTTTGCCAGCACGTGAAACAACGATTCAATGAAGTTTACAATGATCACGACTCTAACGGAAACACTACTTCCTCGAAGAAAATTGTGGTTGATGCAGTCGACCAGTTTATGAAAACGCCATTTTTCCAGCAACCAAGCTGTGAGTGA